The following proteins come from a genomic window of Malus domestica chromosome 02, GDT2T_hap1:
- the LOC114823368 gene encoding probable disease resistance protein At5g66900, giving the protein MGGVGELFAGAAVGALFTVLYEVVKDVKDKTMMFRELLGDLDSTLEALKPLIKDIAKYKEVLDQSNKEVEKIGKQMANGDELVLKCYKLNWWKGFKKYKYAKQLLDLDKCLNRLLTVLTVEGIRNGFENLAVSRETLAVSKETLTTVQKKGLVGNKENVVIQKQEGFHDLGSVPEPPHVTVGLDEPLRDLKEMLLKDDVSMLVLTATGGCGKTTLAMKFCQDEEVKDKFKKNIFFVTVSKEPNLDVVEELYQHMKSQEATQDPILLVLDDVWFKSKFLLQQFDELKSRNCKILVTSRSEFPGFGTPYNLKALNDEDSMTLLHHSASLGDSSSVPEDLLRKILKHCKGVPLAITVTGKSLRGKATEFWRSRLADWSKGSILDSETELLLRLQSSIDALDEKEVIIRECFTDLVSFPEDQRISAAAFIDMWAELYKLDEDFLSIKNLHELARRGLANLVITRKENIEIMDDYYIEHFVSQHDMLRELAIYNAKLDPIEERKRLIVVSGHNQPKWLMEQKSQPINARLLSISSDGIFPTQWQSVHLPHVEVLVLNFKTVNNALPEFVQKIDKLKVLIVTNYGLLPTELSNFDILESLSNLKRIRLERISIHSITKNFVPLKSLKKISLFMCNMSQAFHNCSIKISEAWPGLEEMNIDYCHDLVELPAELCDLVHMKMLSITNCHKLSALPEEIGKLENLDVLRLRSCTDLVRLPVSIENLTKLCCLDMYDCLGIRKLPEGIGNMSGLRKINMGQCSSLEELPLSVWDLDEQLEEVICDEEKKHLWESFLARDKIKVAKEKTNLNWLEKPQL; this is encoded by the exons ATGGGAGGAGTTGGGGAGCTTTTTGCAGGTGCTGCTGTAGGAGCATTGTTTACTGTACTGTATGAGGTTGTTAAGGATGTCAAGGACAAGACTATGATGTTTAGAGAGCTTCTCGGAGATCTTGATTCCACGCTAGAAGCGTTAAAGCCGCTGATCAAAGACATAGCCAAGTACAAAGAGGTGTTGGATCAATCAAACAAGGAAGTAGAAAAAATTGGGAAACAAATGGCGAATGGGGACGAGCTAGTTCTCAAGTGCTACAAACTTAACTGGTGGAAAGGCTTCAAAAAGTATAAATACGCCAAGCAACTTCTCGATTTGGACAAGTGTCTAAACAGGTTGTTGACGGTACTGACTGTGGAGGGAATAAGGAACGGGTTCGAGAACTTGGCTGTTTCGAGGGAGACCTTGGCTGTGTCGAAGGAGACCTTGACTACTGTCCAGAAAAAGGGTTTGGTAGGAAACAAAGAGAATGTTGTCATACAAAAGCAAGAAGGATTTCATGATTTGGGTTCAGTTCCTGAACCTCCACATGTTACAGTTGGATTGGATGAGCCTTTGAGGGATTTGAAGGAGATGCTTCTTAAGGACGATGTCTCAATGTTAGTGCTGACTGCTACCGGAGGATGCGGGAAAACCACATTGGCAATGAAATTCTGTCAAGATGAGGAAGTCAAAG ATAAATTCAAGAAAAATATCTTCTTCGTCACCGTTTCTAAAGAGCCCAACTTAGATGTTGTAGAAGAGCTATATCAACACATGAAGTCTCAGGAAGCAACACAAGATCCTATACTGTTGGTCCTGGATGATGTTTGGTTCAAATCCAAATTTCTTCTTCAGCAGTTTGATGAATTGAAATCGCGAAATTGCAAGATCTTGGTGACATCGAGATCTGAATTTCCAGGATTTGGCACTCCGTATAATCTCAAAGCTTTGAATGATGAAGATTCAATGACTCTTTTGCATCATTCAGCATCCCTGGGAGATAGCTCGTCTGTTCCAGAAGATCTTCTGAGAAAG ATACTAAAGCACTGTAAGGGAGTGCCCCTTGCCATTACAGTGACCGGGAAATCACTTCGCGGAAAAGCTACAGAATTCTGGCGTTCAAGACTAGCAGACTGGTCAAAAGGTTCTATTCTTGATTCTGAGACTGAGTTGCTTCTTCGCCTTCAAAGTAGCATAGATGCCTTAGATGAAAAAGAGGTTATCATCAGGGAATGTTTCACAGACCTTGTTTCATTTCCTGAAGATCAAAGAATCTCTGCTGCTGCTTTCATTGATATGTGGGCAGAGTTATATAAGCTAGATGAGGACTTTCTGTCCATTAAGAACCTCCACGAACTTGCCCGCAGAGGTCTGGCAAATCTTGTGATCACTAG GAAGGAGAATATAGAGATTATGGATGACTACTACATCGAACACTTTGTTAGCCAGCATGATATGCTGAGAGAGCTGGCTATCTACAATGCAAAACTAGACCCaatagaagaaagaaaaagactgATTGTCGTAAGTGGACACAATCAACCCAAGTGGTTGATGGAGCAGAAGTCTCAACCCATCAATGCTCGCCTATTGTCTATCTCCTCTG ATGGAATATTCCCAACACAATGGCAGAGTGTTCATCTACCACATGTTGAGGTTCTAGTTTTGAATTTTAAGACAGTGAACAATGCCTTACCTGAATTTGTGCAGAAAATTGACAAACTGAAGGTTCTAATAGTCACAAACTATGGTTTATTGCCTACTGAATTGAGTAATTTTGATATTCTGGAATCATTATCAAATCTGAAGAGAATCAGATTAGAGCGCATTTCAATTCATTCCATAACCAAGAACTTCGTACCATTGAAGAGTCTAAAGAAGATATCTTTGTTCATGTGTAACATGAGTCAAGCTTTCCACAATTGTTCCATCAAAATTTCAGAGGCCTGGCCAGGTTTAGAGGAAATGAATATCGACTATTGCCATGATTTGGTGGAACTGCCTGCCGAGCTTTGTGATCTTGTTCATATGAAGATGCTCAGTATCACCAACTGCCATAAGCTATCTGCCTTGCCTGAAGAGATCGGAAAGCTGGAGAATTTGGATGTACTGAGACTAAGGTCCTGTACAGACTTGGTAAGGCTTCCGGTCTCGATTGAGAACCTCACTAAGTTGTGCTGTCTTGACATGTATGATTGTTTGGGCATTAGGAAGTTGCCTGAAGGCATTGGTAATATGAGCGGTTTAAGAAAGATCAACATGGGACAATGCTCAAGTTTGGAAGAGTTGCCTCTATCAGTGTGGGATCTTGACGAGCAGTTAGAAGAAGTGATTTGTGATGAAGAGAAGAAACATTTGTGGGAATCCTTCTTAGCCAGAGACAAAATCAAGGTggcaaaagaaaaaaccaaTCTGAATTGGCTCGAAAAGCCTCAGTTGTGA
- the LOC103402701 gene encoding probable disease resistance protein At5g66900, which produces MSGAGGLIGGAALGTAFNVLYDVLNELITKNVIFKPLLKDIKSRLDSLAPLLKDIEKSNKKLDLSDKELGNLKVHLEEGVKVVQKCKKVQWWSLYKRYKYANKLIEWDESLQRLLEILNVQGIRDMKDSSLSVRNIENVLSRIESNMVIPKQPDSEAWCAVPQLPPLVVGLDFPLKELKMKLLKDKNVSMVVLTAPGGCGKTTLATKFCQDKDIKDTFKDNIFFVTVSKKPKLENIVQDLYQRKGFPASTFENEVSAVMLLQRFLKEEGQNPFLIVLDDVWSGSESLVEKFDQFKTENHKVLVTSRSEFRGYGFPCHLQSLDHDNAMKLFHHSASLGDKSSHIPKDLPEKIVERCKGFPLAITVVGKSLCGKPIEIWQKRVIEWSKGFSILDSETELLLCLERSLDALDKEMVGIKECFLDLGSFPEDQRIPAAALIDIWAELYDVDTDIKCIANLYELTTRSLANLVVTRKDKMEGDGYYSEHFVTQHDVLRELAIYNTKKGPVEHRKRLIIDICGDNLPKWWREQKHQPMKARLLSITTDEWFSTKWHDMQMPEVEVLVLNFQTKNYALPESVVNMDELKVVIVTNYGFLPAELSNFQLLSLLPNLRRIRLERISIPSITKNLIQLASLKKISLFMCNIGQAFNNCSNQISSAFPNLEEMNIDYCSDLIELPAEVCDLSKLGKLSVTNCHKLSALPEGIGKLENLELLRLRSCAELSKLPTSMKNLGKVNFLDISDCFSIKVLPEDIGEMSSLRRINMRQCLRLQELPPSVVDLEQLEEVVCDEETKYLWESFLSCLNNVRIIVAKENINLNWLHKTQF; this is translated from the exons ATGAGTGGAGCAGGCGGTCTTATCGGCGGGGCTGCTCTCGGAACAGCATTCAATGTGCTGTATGATGTCCTCAATGAGCTGATTACTAAGAATGTAATTTTTAAGCCCCTCCTCAAAGACATCAAATCCAGGTTAGACTCTTTGGCACCATTGTTGAAAGATATAGAAAAATCCAACAAGAAATTGGATCTATCGGATAAGGAACTGGGAAACTTGAAAGTACATTTGGAGGAGGGCGTAAAGGTCGTTCAGAAGTGCAAAAAGGTTCAATGGTGGAGCTTGTACAAAAGATACAAATACGCCAACAAGCTGATTGAATGGGATGAATCTCTTCAACGACTTTTGGAAATACTAAACGTTCAGGGAATAAGGGATATGAAGGACAGCTCCCTTTCGGTGAGGAATATAGAGAATGTGCTCAGCAGAATTGAATCGAATATGGTGATACCAAAACAACCCGACAGTGAAGCTTGGTGTGCCGTACCTCAACTTCCGCCGCTTGTGGTTGGATTGGATTTTCCTCTAAAGGAGCTGAAGATGAAGCTTCTAAAGGACAAAAATGTTTCAATGGTTGTGCTGACTGCTCCCGGAGGATGTGGGAAAACCACTTTGGCTACAAAGTTTTGTCAAGACAAGGATATCAAAG ATACATTCAAGGATAATATCTTCTTCGTCACAGTTTCAAAAAAGCCTAAATTGGAAAATATTGTTCAAGATCTATATCAACGCAAGGGTTTCCCGGCATCTACTTTCGAAAACGAAGTCAGTGCAGTGATGTTGCTGCAACGTTTTCTGAAGGAAGAAGGGCAGAATCCTTTCCTGATTGTCCTGGATGATGTTTGGTCTGGATCAGAATCCCTTGTGGAGAAGTTTGATCAATTCAAAACAGAAAATCACAAGGTTTTGGTAACATCTAGGTCTGAATTTCGGGGATATGGTTTCCCTTGTCATTTGCAATCATTGGATCATGACAATGCGATGAAACTTTTTCATCATTCAGCATCCCTTGGAGATAAGAGCTCTCATATTCCAAAAGATCTTCCAGAAAAG ATAGTTGAGCGTTGCAAGGGATTTCCACTTGCGATTACAGTGGTGGGGAAATCGCTTTGCGGGAAGCCTATAGAGATATGGCAAAAAAGAGTAATTGAATGGTCTAAAGGTTTTTCTATTCTTGATTCAGAGACTGAATTGCTTTTGTGCCTGGAACGAAGCTTGGATGCCTTGGATAAAGAAATGGTTGGCATCAAGGAATGTTTCTTAGACTTAGGTTCATTTCCGGAAGACCAAAGAATCCCAGCTGCTgccctcattgatatctgggcAGAGTTATATGATGTAGATACAGATATAAAGTGCATTGCAAACCTCTACGAGCTAACCACACGAAGTCTAGCTAATCTTGTTGTTACAAG GAAGGACAAGATGGAGGGGGACGGGTACTATAGTGAGCACTTTGTTACCCAACATGATGTTCTTCGGGAGCTGGCTATATACAACACAAAAAAAGGACCGGTGGAACATAGAAAAAGACTGATTATTGACATATGTGGAGACAATCTTCCAAAATGGTGGAGAGAACAGAAGCATCAGCCTATGAAGGCCCGCTTATTATCCATAACAACTG ATGAATGGTTTTCAACAAAATGGcacgacatgcaaatgccagaagttgAGGTTTTGGTGTTGAATTTCCAGACAAAGAACTATGCCTTACCCGAATCCGTGgtgaacatggatgaattgaaggTTGTGATAGTCACAAATTATGGTTTCTTACCGGCTGAATTAAGTAACTTCCAACTTTTGAGTTTGTTACCAAATCTTAGGAGAATCAGATTAGAACGCATCTCAATTCCTTCAATAACCAAGAATCTCATACAATTGGCGAGTCTGAAGAAGATATCCTTGTTCATGTGTAACATTGGTCAAGCTTTCAACAACTGTTCCAACCAAATCTCGTCAGCATTCCCAAATCTAGAGGAAATGAACATCGACTATTGCAGTGATTTAATTGAATTGCCCGCAGAGGTTTGTGATCTTAGTAAACTAGGGAAGCTCAGTGTCACTAACTGCCATAAGTTATCTGCCTTGCCTGAAGGGATTGGAAAGTTGGAAAATTTAGAACTGTTGAGGCTAAGATCGTGCGCTGAACTGTCGAAGCTTCCAACCTCAATGAAGAACCTTGGAAAGGTAAACTTTCTTGATATATCTGATTGCTTCAGCATCAAGGTGTTGCCCGAAGACATTGGTGAAATGAGTAGTTTAAGAAGGATCAACATGAGGCAATGCTTACGGTTGCAGGAGCTGCCTCCATCAGTCGTGGATCTTGAGCAGTTAGAGGAAGTGGTCTGTGATGAGGAGACAAAATATTTATGGGAATCTTTCTTGTCGTGTCTCAACAACGTAAGGATAATTGTGGCCAAAGAGAATATCAACCTAAATTGGCTCCACAAGACTCAGTTCTGA
- the LOC139191178 gene encoding uncharacterized protein — protein sequence MRDFRRNEMVDETLRRYMSNISRSPFTDEIEQAEPPRKFSMPHFTSFKGDGDPERHLKHYRSAMVLYRNNDALMCKIFATTLQGEAQDWFHTLPARSIRNFDDLSLVFTKEYSSYRSIKKKSDHLFNVKKNPKESLRDYVKRFKAEKAKIVGCDNSIASAAFQKGLPADHPLFGEMIMKEDLTLADSFALAEKHAFWDEARQVEKAPEQPRKELTAAQKKDEKQPNKGRQEVKRRDRPLTKEGLITNNYSKFSIPIHQILRDIKNEPWFKLPKQSKGDTSKLDHTKYCAFHRGPGHTTNDCFTWKNYLEKLVKEGKVDRYLDKPAEQPKRNADGDEEPPTKMIRINGIFAESEHLGATNNSKRGRSSRLY from the coding sequence ATGCGTGATTTCCGACGCAACGAAATGGTTGACGAAACACTAAGGCGATATATGTCCAACATAAGTAGGTCACCTTTCACGGACGaaatcgagcaggcagagcctccgcgCAAGTTCAGCATGCCGcacttcacatctttcaaaggagatGGGGATCCCGAAAGACACTTGAAGCATTACCGAAGTGCGATGGTCCTCTATCGGAATAATGACGCCCTTATGTGTAAAATATTCGCCACTACTTTACAAGGTgaggcacaagattggtttcatACCTTGCCGGCACGATCCATCCGgaattttgatgatctttccttggttttcaccaaagaatactcatcttatcgttcgatcaagaaaaagtccgaTCACTTGTTCAAcgtaaagaaaaacccaaaagagtcaCTTCGCGATTACGTGAAgagattcaaagcagagaaggcgaaGATCGTCGGATGCGATAACTCGATAGCaagtgcagccttccaaaaaggactaccagcagaccacccactgtttggagaaatgatcatgaaagaagacctaactctagcagattcctttgctttggcagagaagcatgcattttgggacgaggctcgacAAGTAGAAAAGGCTCCCGAACAGCCTCGAAAAGAGTTGACAGCTGCTCAAAAGAAGGATGAAAAGCAACCCAACAAGGGCAGGCAGGAGGTCAAGCGCAGGGATCGACCCTTAACCAAAGAAGGCCTGATAACCAATAACTATTCTAAATTCTCAAttccgattcatcaaatccttcgTGACATCAAGAATGAACCATGGTTCAAATTGCCGAAACAGTCAAAAGGAGATACTTCTAAGTTGGACCACACCAAGTATTGCGCATTCCACCGAGGTCCTGGTCACACAACCAACGACTGCTtcacttggaagaactacctagagAAACTCGTGAAAGAAGGGAAAGTCGATAGATATTTGGACAAGCCAGCTGAGCAGCCAAAAAGGAATGCAGACGGAGATGAGGAGCCACCAACTAAGATGATTCGAATCAATGGCATTTTCGCTGAATCCGAGCACTTGGGGGCCACTAATAACTCCaaaagaggaagatccagcagGCTTTACTAA